The Tripterygium wilfordii isolate XIE 37 chromosome 5, ASM1340144v1, whole genome shotgun sequence genome window below encodes:
- the LOC119998762 gene encoding uncharacterized protein LOC119998762, giving the protein MDNKSPSKCPGVRLIGGRIYDSDNGKTCHQCRQKTRDFTAQCKNKKGQKICSINFCHKCLLNRYGEKAAHVEQLKEWSCPKCRDICNCSVCMKKRGHRPTGMLVHTAKEQGFSSVSEMLKVNGPEIPEARSSSEKEPVVVLPRKQGKENSFDGDSDTNVDSQEKLAMANESHSDKTEKGGLREISNSNVDDDGALRNSRAKKPKICEDGNKKEVKKSEKDGGELKEKKKSETQILKAASLDVDQNQKINRGTCKDARTAIESCHFKMSAAEFQNEKFDAKIQLPQGSRLTIVEDVLFPPEDVGHALQFLEFCSSFGKVLKLKKGNAGIVIKEIAHGASGRRSQYTILAWIQIRLLSLILEDKGERSKSLSPTKGQHPWVQALGKLVYEYPYMSSEFPSDCFNGGIDGYEKLTITKKFKLLNFLCDKALSTKCLRRVIDDQNSKFLLREKEAKEKISVAKDKKKWLKQKIQDELAKAIMAKTGASLSVSEHEALVSQIKSKAAEAHMEMLEAKGMALKMEQRSDAVRTEPILSDTNGSVLWKLKCYTGEPNVLLQDMGTVDSDAHDEKWFSYDADQKEEIEKCISSLKRKRVLGCSNHLLTA; this is encoded by the exons ATGGACAATAAGAGTCCCAGCAAGTGCCCCGGAGTTCGTCTCATTGGTGGTAGAATCTATGATTCTGATaatggaaaaacttgtcatcaG TGTCGGCAAAAGACAAGAGACTTCACCGCTCAATGTAAGAACAAAAAAGGGCAGAAAATATGTTCCATTAACTTCTGTCACAAATGCCTTTTGAACAG GTATGGAGAGAAAGCAGCTCATGTGGAACAATTGAAAGAGTGGAGTTGTCCAAAGTGTAGGGATATTTGCAATTGTAGCGTCTGCAT gAAGAAACGAGGTCACAGACCTACTGGTATGCTAGTGCACACGGCAAAGGAACAAGGGTTTTCTTCGGTGTCAGAAATGCTTAAAGTCAATGGCCCTGAAATACCCGAGGCACGATCTTCTTCTGAAAAG GAGCCTGTAGTTGTTTTGCCCAGAAAGCAAGGAAAGGAAAATTCTTTTGATGGGGACAGTGATACAAATGTGGATTCTCAAGAAAAATTGGCAATGGCAAATGAGAGTCACTCAGATAAAACAGAAAAAGGAGGGTTGAGGGAAATAAGCAATAGCAATGTAGACGATGATGGTGCCTTAAGGAATAGTAGGGCAAAGAAGCCCAAAATTTGTGAGGACGGTAATAAGAAGGAAGTGAAGAAGAGTGAAAAGGATGGAGGTGAActcaaggagaaaaagaagtcTGAGACACAGATTTTGAAGGCTGCTTCCTTGGATGTGGATCAAAATCAAAAGATAAATAGGGGAACATGCAAAGATGCAAGAACAGCAATAGAGTCATGCCATTTTAAGATGAGTGCTGCAGAATTTCAGAACGAAAAATTTGATGCTAAGATTCAATTGCCACAAGGCTCCAGGTTGACAATTGTAGAAGATGTTTTGTTTCCTCCGGAAGATGTTGGGCACGCATTgcaattcttagaattctgttCATCTTTTGGAAAG GTCCTAAAGTTGAAGAAAGGAAATGCTGGAATTGTAATTAAGGAAATTGCACATGGGGCAAGTGGTCGTCGCTCACAATACACTATATTAGCTTGGATTCAGATTCGATTATTGTCTTTGATACTGGAAGACAAGGGAGAAAG ATCTAAATCCCTTAGTCCAACAAAAGGACAACATCCATGGGTACAAGCTCTagggaaacttgtctatgaataccCATACATGTCAAGTGAGTTCCCTTCTGACTGTTTCAACGGGGGCATTGATGGATATGAGAAATTAACTATCACAAAAAAGTTCAAGCTCTTGAACTTTCTATGTGATAAAGCACTAAGCACCAA GTGCTTGAGGAGGGTCATTgatgatcaaaattcaaaatttctaCTAAGGGAGAAGGAAGCTAAAGAAAAGATTTCAGTAGCAAAGGATAAG AAAAAATGGTTGAAGCAGAAGATACAGGATGAGTTGGCTAAAGCCATTATGGCAAAGACTGGTGCTTCCCTTTCAGTTTCTGAGCATGAAGCTCTAGTGTCTCAAATAAAAAGTAAAGCAGCGGAAGCTCATATGGAGATGCTGGAGGCAAAGGGCATGGCACTAAAGA TGGAACAAAGATCTGATGCTGTTAGAACGGAGCCCATCCTTTCAGATACTAATGGTTCTGTACTTTGGAAATTGAAGTGCTACACCGGTGAACCAAATGTTTTGCTTCAAG ATATGGGGACTGTGGATTCTGATGCACATGATGAAAAATGGTTTTCTTATGACGCCgaccagaaagaagaaattgagaaatGCATTTCTTCTTTAAA GAGAAAACGGGTTTTAGGCTGCAGCAACCACCTTTTGACTGCATGA
- the LOC119998763 gene encoding 14-3-3-like protein A, whose protein sequence is MSPDSSREENVYMAKLAEQAERYEEMVEFMEKVAKTVDVDELTVEERNLLSVAYKNVIGARRASWRIISSIEQKEESRGNEDHVNIIKEYRGKIESELSKICDGILNILESHLIPSVSSAESKVFYLKMKGDYHRYLAEFKTGAERKEAAESTLLAYKSAQDIALAELAPTHPIRLGLALNFSVFYYEILNSPDRACNLAKQAFDEAISELDTLGEESYKDSTLIMQLLRDNLTLWTSDITDDAGDEIKEASSKRESGEGRQS, encoded by the exons ATGTCGCCCGACTCATCACGAGAGGAAAATGTCTACATGGCCAAGttggctgaacaggctgaaAGATATGAGGAAATGGTGGAGTTCATGGAGAAAGTTGCAAAGACAGTGGATGTTGACGAGCTGACTGTTGAGGAACGAAACCTCCTTTCTGTAGCTTACAAAAATGTGATAGGGGCAAGGAGGGCCTCATGGAGGATTATCTCTTCCATTGAGCAGAAGGAAGAGAGTAGGGGAAATGAAGACCATGTTAATATCATCAAGGAGTACCGGGGCAAGATTGAGTCTGAGCTAAGCAAGATCTGTGATGGGATTTTGAACATTCTAGAGTCGCATCTCATCCCCTCAGTCAGTTCCGCTGAGTCCAAGGTGTTTTATCTTAAGATGAAAGGTGATTATCACAGGTACCTGGCTGAGTTTAAGACTGGAGCTGAGAGGAAGGAAGCTGCAGAGAGCACTTTGTTGGCTTACAAGTCCGCCCAG GACATTGCTCTGGCTGAACTAGCCCCTACTCACCCTATAAGGCTGGGACTTGCATTGAATTTCTCTGTTTTCTATTATGAAATCCTCAATTCCCCTGATCGTGCTTGCAATCTTGCGAAGCAg GCTTTtgatgaggctatctctgagcTGGACACCTTGGGTGAGGAATCATACAAGGACAGTACCTTGATCATGCAACTTCTCCGAGACAATCTGACACTTTGGACTTCTGATATCACG GATGATGCTGGAGATGAAATAAAGGAGGCATCATCGAAACGCGAATCTGGCGAGGGGCGGCAGTCGTGA
- the LOC119998215 gene encoding MLP-like protein 31 → MSVHGKLEVEVKVKVSAEKFHEVFSFRPHHVSNMIPDHIQGCELHEGEWGKQGKVISWNYFHDGVAKVAKERVEVIDDVNNLSSFRVIEGDLLNEFKDFLITVQATPKGTEGSLVKWTFEYEKLKPDVPDPQSLLDFVVSMSKGIDDHHTSTNA, encoded by the exons ATGTCTGTCCATGGTAAGCTGGAGGTTGAAGTGAAAGTGAAGGTTTCTGCAGAAAAGTTTCATGAAGTGTTCAGCTTCAGACCACACCATGTCTCCAACATGATACCTGATCACATACAAGGTTGTGAACTTCATGAAGGGGAGTGGGGTAAACAAGGCAAAGTCATCTCCTGGAACTATTTccatg ATGGGGTTGCAAAGGTTGCTAAGGAGAGAGTGGAAGTGATAGATGATGTGAACAACTTATCATCTTTCAGAGTGATTGAAGGAGATCTGTTGAATGAGTTCAAGGACTTCCTGATAACTGTTCAAGCTACTCCAAAAGGTACGGAAGGAAGCTTGGTGAAGTGGACTTTTGAGTATGAGAAGCTGAAGCCAGATGTTCCAGACCCACAATCCTTGCTTGACTTTGTAGTTTCTATGTCCAAAGGCATTGATGATCACCATACCAGCACCAATGCCTAG